A window of Amycolatopsis australiensis contains these coding sequences:
- a CDS encoding acyl-CoA synthetase, giving the protein MRLTDYLDKGASLGPDAPCLTMDGVSLSYAAVQELSWRVARALARSGVRPGEKVAILSGNDPVAFACVFGISRAGAVWCPVNPRNAAGENRDLLDLFDCTCLIHQSSFTPLVERIRPDLPRLETVVCLDDGSFGPWLGEASPWEARPVDDVVMIAGTGGTTGRPKGVVLTGRNIETMTALTLLSYPFDGRPRYLALAPLTHAAGVLCFPVMTLGGEIVVMPSPDLTEFLALAGQHRITHAFLPPTLIYLLLDNAALDTADLGSLQCLWYGAAPMSAARLKEAIERIGPVLGQLFGQSEAPMMISTLAPADHFGPDGSLAESRLASAGKPTPLTQVAIVDEAGRRQPPGSRGEIVVRGSLVMAGYYRDPAATAAVSRDGWHHTGDVGYLDADGYLYIVDRLKDMIISGGFNVYSAEVEQALMRHPAVRDCAVVGLPHPKWGEQVTAVVQVHAGREVAAAELREFAKGLLGSVKAPKEVLVWPDLPRSKVGKVLKAEVKAQLLG; this is encoded by the coding sequence ATGCGCCTGACCGACTACCTCGACAAGGGCGCGTCGCTCGGCCCGGACGCGCCGTGCCTGACCATGGACGGCGTCTCGCTGAGCTACGCGGCCGTGCAGGAGCTGTCCTGGCGGGTCGCCCGGGCGCTGGCCCGCTCCGGCGTGCGCCCGGGCGAGAAGGTCGCGATCCTGTCCGGCAACGACCCGGTCGCGTTCGCGTGCGTCTTCGGCATTTCGCGCGCGGGCGCGGTCTGGTGCCCGGTCAACCCGCGCAACGCGGCCGGCGAGAACCGCGACCTGCTGGACCTGTTCGACTGCACGTGCCTGATCCACCAGTCGTCGTTCACGCCGCTCGTCGAGCGGATCCGGCCGGACCTGCCCCGGCTGGAGACGGTGGTCTGCCTCGACGACGGCTCGTTCGGGCCGTGGCTCGGCGAGGCTTCGCCGTGGGAAGCCCGGCCGGTGGACGACGTCGTGATGATCGCCGGCACCGGCGGCACGACGGGACGGCCCAAGGGCGTGGTGCTGACCGGCCGCAACATCGAGACGATGACGGCACTGACGTTGCTGAGCTATCCGTTCGACGGGCGGCCGCGGTACCTGGCACTCGCACCGCTGACCCACGCGGCCGGGGTGCTGTGCTTCCCGGTCATGACGCTCGGCGGCGAGATCGTCGTGATGCCGTCACCCGACCTGACGGAATTCCTCGCGCTGGCCGGGCAGCACCGGATCACGCACGCGTTCCTGCCACCGACGCTGATCTACCTGCTGCTGGACAACGCCGCGCTGGACACGGCCGACCTCGGTTCGCTGCAGTGCCTCTGGTACGGCGCGGCACCGATGTCGGCGGCGCGCCTGAAGGAGGCGATCGAGCGCATCGGGCCGGTGCTCGGGCAGCTGTTCGGGCAGTCGGAGGCGCCGATGATGATCTCCACGCTGGCGCCGGCGGACCACTTCGGGCCCGACGGCTCGCTCGCCGAGTCCCGGCTCGCTTCGGCGGGCAAGCCGACGCCGTTGACCCAGGTGGCCATCGTGGACGAGGCGGGCAGGCGGCAGCCGCCGGGCTCGCGCGGGGAGATCGTGGTGCGCGGGTCGCTGGTGATGGCCGGCTACTACCGGGACCCCGCCGCCACGGCCGCGGTGTCGCGCGACGGCTGGCACCACACCGGGGACGTCGGGTACCTGGACGCCGACGGCTACCTGTACATCGTGGACCGTCTCAAGGACATGATCATCAGCGGTGGCTTCAACGTCTACTCCGCCGAGGTGGAGCAGGCGCTGATGCGCCACCCGGCCGTCCGGGACTGCGCCGTGGTGGGGCTGCCGCACCCGAAGTGGGGCGAGCAGGTCACGGCGGTCGTGCAGGTCCACGCGGGCCGCGAAGTGGCCGCGGCGGAGCTGCGGGAGTTCGCCAAGGGACTGCTCGGCAGCGTCAAGGCGCCCAAGGAGGTGCTCGTCTGGCCGGACCTGCCCCGGTCCAAGGTGGGGAAGGTCCTCAAGGCCGAGGTGAAGGCCCAGCTGCTGGGCTGA
- a CDS encoding DUF5938 domain-containing protein codes for MTKPVVVYGASGYTGRLICEYLREYHVPFTAAGRDKARVQAALDHVPGLDTVDHEVVEVGHEAESLAELFDGASVVCNTVGPFAEYGHEVVEACIRSGTHYVDTTGEQDWLITCDERYGARMAERGLLLSPGIAQMYTTGEIAANLCLETPGLDTLDILVFWKGHPTVASTQTILVNAALSKAYYLEQDTYAEWPADAGLYDVAVPGRHEIGLALPWGGTSHPVWFRRDPRVANVKALGGVFDKALMQGVPLIVKSVLEQVDGLPEAEKLKVLHEQAAAVRDEMPPRENQRVNTSLDSVHASGPAGRAHCVIHGTCNYKQTGLMQAYAAYSLLQQPPRRAGFASACQAFGHRELLGVLRGFGLVQAPVLTVHT; via the coding sequence ATGACCAAGCCCGTCGTCGTCTACGGCGCGTCCGGCTACACCGGCCGCCTGATCTGCGAATACCTGCGCGAGTACCACGTCCCGTTCACCGCCGCCGGCCGCGACAAGGCCCGCGTCCAGGCCGCCCTCGACCACGTTCCCGGGCTCGACACGGTCGACCACGAGGTCGTCGAAGTCGGCCACGAGGCCGAGTCGCTGGCCGAGCTGTTCGACGGCGCGAGCGTCGTCTGCAACACCGTCGGGCCGTTCGCGGAGTACGGCCACGAGGTCGTCGAGGCGTGCATCCGCAGCGGCACGCACTACGTCGACACCACCGGTGAGCAGGACTGGCTGATCACCTGCGACGAGCGGTACGGCGCGCGGATGGCCGAGCGCGGCCTGCTGCTCTCGCCGGGCATCGCGCAGATGTACACGACCGGCGAGATCGCCGCGAACCTCTGCCTCGAAACCCCGGGACTGGACACTTTGGACATCCTGGTGTTCTGGAAGGGCCACCCCACCGTCGCTTCCACGCAGACGATCCTCGTCAACGCCGCGTTGTCCAAGGCGTACTACCTGGAGCAGGACACCTACGCCGAATGGCCCGCCGACGCCGGTCTCTACGACGTCGCCGTGCCGGGCCGGCACGAGATCGGGCTGGCGCTTCCGTGGGGCGGCACGTCGCACCCGGTGTGGTTCAGGCGCGACCCGCGCGTGGCGAACGTCAAGGCCCTCGGCGGCGTTTTCGACAAGGCGCTCATGCAGGGCGTGCCGCTGATCGTCAAGTCCGTGCTGGAGCAGGTCGACGGCCTGCCGGAGGCCGAGAAGCTCAAGGTGCTGCACGAGCAGGCCGCGGCCGTGCGCGACGAGATGCCGCCGCGGGAGAACCAGCGCGTCAACACGTCACTGGACTCGGTGCACGCGTCCGGGCCCGCCGGGCGCGCCCACTGCGTCATCCACGGCACGTGCAACTACAAGCAGACGGGCCTGATGCAGGCGTACGCGGCCTACTCGCTGCTGCAGCAACCACCGCGGCGGGCCGGGTTCGCCTCGGCGTGCCAGGCGTTCGGGCACCGCGAGCTGCTGGGCGTGCTGCGCGGGTTCGGCCTGGTGCAGGCGCCGGTCCTGACGGTGCACACCTGA
- a CDS encoding SDR family NAD(P)-dependent oxidoreductase yields MGGYDLSGRAALVTGGARGLGAGMAEALAKAGAAVVIADIREDLGRATADALKQTGATAAFVPLDVTDDASWEQAVTATLAELGGLDIVVNNAGVEISGLVADLDPADVRRMLDVNVLGTALGIKHAFRAMRPGGAAGHGGAVVNIASVAATIAFPGIAGYSATKSAVDRLTRVAAMEAGKLGYGVRVNCVYPGLVPTEMGNQLATDVVRLGLFPSVEDAIGAVVGQTPAGRLGEVTDMADAVVFLASDAARFVTGAGLPVDGGMGM; encoded by the coding sequence ATGGGTGGATACGACCTGTCCGGGCGCGCGGCGCTGGTCACCGGCGGCGCGCGCGGTCTCGGCGCCGGCATGGCGGAGGCGCTGGCCAAGGCCGGCGCGGCGGTGGTGATCGCCGACATCCGGGAGGACCTGGGCCGCGCGACCGCCGACGCGCTGAAGCAGACCGGCGCGACCGCCGCGTTCGTCCCGCTCGACGTGACCGACGACGCGAGCTGGGAGCAGGCCGTGACCGCCACGCTCGCCGAGCTCGGCGGCCTGGACATCGTCGTGAACAACGCCGGCGTCGAGATCTCGGGACTGGTCGCCGACCTCGACCCGGCCGACGTGCGGCGCATGCTGGACGTCAACGTGCTGGGCACGGCGCTGGGCATCAAGCACGCGTTCCGCGCGATGCGCCCGGGCGGCGCGGCCGGGCACGGCGGCGCGGTGGTCAACATCGCGTCGGTCGCCGCGACCATCGCCTTCCCCGGCATCGCCGGCTACTCCGCGACGAAGTCCGCGGTCGACCGCCTGACCCGCGTGGCCGCGATGGAGGCCGGGAAGCTCGGCTACGGCGTGCGCGTCAACTGCGTCTACCCCGGCCTGGTGCCGACCGAGATGGGCAACCAGCTCGCCACCGACGTCGTCCGGCTGGGCCTGTTCCCCAGCGTCGAGGACGCGATCGGCGCGGTGGTCGGGCAGACCCCGGCCGGACGGCTCGGCGAGGTCACCGACATGGCCGACGCCGTCGTGTTCCTGGCTTCCGACGCCGCCCGCTTCGTCACCGGCGCCGGCCTGCCGGTCGACGGCGGCATGGGCATGTGA
- a CDS encoding TetR/AcrR family transcriptional regulator: MTEAKERTRDRISRRQVDKFEQRRAQLAESALQTLAELGYARTSLREIAQNSEFSHGVLHYYFADKVELLTHCVRRFEEVCVTRYDEIVARARTAEELEREFAAAMAATLRTDAKMHRLWYDLRNQSLFEESFRADVLEIDRRREEMIHHVVARYAELAESAEDVPQQVAYALLDGLFQQALLRHLAGAEDAAAGLERQVPPVLARLVAR; encoded by the coding sequence GTGACAGAGGCGAAGGAACGGACCCGGGACCGGATCTCACGCCGCCAGGTCGACAAGTTCGAGCAGCGGCGCGCGCAGCTGGCCGAGTCGGCGCTGCAGACGCTGGCCGAGCTCGGCTACGCGCGGACCAGCCTGCGGGAGATCGCGCAGAACTCGGAGTTCTCGCACGGCGTGCTGCACTACTACTTCGCCGACAAGGTCGAGCTGCTGACCCACTGCGTGCGGCGGTTCGAGGAAGTGTGCGTCACCCGATACGACGAAATCGTCGCCCGGGCGCGGACGGCGGAGGAGCTGGAACGGGAGTTCGCGGCGGCGATGGCCGCGACGCTGCGCACCGACGCCAAGATGCACCGGCTCTGGTACGACCTGCGCAACCAGAGCCTGTTCGAGGAGTCTTTCCGCGCCGACGTGCTCGAGATCGACCGGCGCCGCGAGGAGATGATCCACCACGTCGTCGCGCGCTACGCGGAGCTGGCCGAAAGTGCCGAGGACGTGCCGCAGCAGGTGGCGTACGCGCTGCTCGACGGCTTGTTCCAGCAGGCGCTGCTGCGGCACCTGGCCGGCGCGGAGGACGCCGCGGCCGGGCTGGAACGCCAGGTCCCGCCGGTGCTGGCGCGGCTCGTCGCGCGCTAG
- the shbA gene encoding RNA polymerase sigma factor ShbA — MTAETAVDGYVVLDELPRPDGKLTKEQLDPVVAAARTGDPDAVQALLRLIKPTVVRYCRARIGGRDLSYLSADDVAQEVCLAVLKVLPGYQDRGGSFLYLVRAIAANKVADAFRSVARDRSKPVPELPDRPLGGNEPESHVLDLDLGARLGRLMASLPPLHQEILSLRIVVGLSANETAEALGISAGNVRITQYRALAKLRGMIPDGGL, encoded by the coding sequence ATGACGGCGGAGACGGCGGTCGACGGCTACGTCGTGCTCGACGAGCTGCCGCGGCCGGACGGCAAGCTGACGAAGGAGCAGCTCGACCCGGTCGTGGCCGCGGCGCGCACCGGCGACCCGGACGCCGTCCAGGCGCTGCTGCGGCTGATCAAGCCGACCGTCGTGCGCTACTGCCGGGCCCGGATCGGCGGCCGCGACCTGTCGTACCTGTCGGCCGACGACGTCGCCCAGGAGGTCTGCCTGGCCGTGCTGAAGGTGCTGCCGGGCTACCAGGACCGCGGCGGCTCGTTCCTGTACCTCGTGCGCGCGATCGCCGCGAACAAGGTCGCCGACGCCTTCCGCTCGGTGGCGCGCGACCGGTCGAAGCCGGTGCCGGAGCTGCCGGACCGCCCGCTCGGCGGCAACGAGCCGGAGAGCCACGTGCTCGACCTGGACCTCGGTGCCCGGCTGGGCCGGCTCATGGCGTCGCTGCCGCCGCTGCACCAGGAGATCCTGTCGCTGCGGATCGTCGTGGGCCTCTCGGCGAACGAGACGGCGGAGGCGCTGGGCATCTCGGCGGGCAACGTCCGCATCACGCAGTACCGCGCGCTGGCGAAGCTGCGTGGCATGATCCCGGACGGCGGGCTCTGA
- the shbA gene encoding RNA polymerase sigma factor ShbA has protein sequence MTTAEEAPDRLLAAARPLVVRYCRARLGTGDGTWRSADDVAQDVCVALLKALPRRPPDRPFPNFVCGIARQKVAAARKAAARQWDEPAAELPDEPDWSTDPEHHALRRELNERMAQLLRRLPEKQREIVVLRVVVGLSAEETAAAVGSTPGAVRVAQHRALSQLRKVVAG, from the coding sequence ATGACGACCGCAGAGGAAGCTCCGGACCGGTTGCTGGCCGCGGCACGGCCACTGGTGGTGCGGTACTGCCGGGCCCGCCTCGGCACCGGCGACGGCACCTGGCGCTCGGCGGACGACGTCGCGCAGGACGTCTGCGTCGCGCTGCTCAAGGCGTTGCCCCGCCGTCCGCCGGACCGGCCGTTCCCGAACTTCGTCTGCGGCATCGCCCGGCAGAAGGTCGCCGCGGCCCGCAAGGCGGCCGCGCGGCAGTGGGACGAGCCGGCGGCCGAGCTGCCCGATGAACCCGACTGGTCGACCGACCCCGAGCACCACGCGCTGCGCCGCGAGCTGAACGAGCGCATGGCGCAGCTGCTGCGCAGGCTGCCGGAGAAGCAGCGGGAGATCGTGGTCCTGCGCGTGGTGGTCGGCCTGTCGGCGGAGGAGACGGCGGCCGCGGTCGGCTCGACGCCCGGCGCGGTGCGCGTCGCCCAGCACCGGGCGCTCAGCCAGCTGCGGAAGGTGGTCGCCGGCTGA
- a CDS encoding TetR/AcrR family transcriptional regulator encodes MRADAEQNRERILDAARTALKASSAASLQSIAKAAGVGQGTLYRHFPSREALLLAVYRHDVGKLIDAAPALLARHPPAEALRRWFEQLAAYGRIKHGVADAVEAATRADLSGEFYEPVRAAITLLLDAGKTAGSVRPDVDAEDVLQLVSFLWRSDFGADRKARTAHLLTLVLDGLKPPRRG; translated from the coding sequence ATGCGAGCCGACGCCGAACAGAACCGGGAGCGGATCCTGGACGCCGCGCGCACCGCGCTCAAGGCGTCCAGCGCCGCCTCCCTGCAGTCGATCGCGAAGGCGGCCGGGGTCGGGCAGGGCACGCTGTACCGGCATTTCCCCAGCCGCGAGGCACTGCTGCTCGCCGTCTACCGGCACGACGTCGGCAAGCTGATCGACGCCGCGCCCGCGTTGCTCGCCCGGCACCCGCCCGCGGAGGCACTGCGGCGGTGGTTCGAGCAGCTCGCGGCGTACGGGCGCATCAAGCACGGCGTCGCCGACGCCGTCGAAGCCGCGACGCGCGCCGACCTCTCCGGCGAGTTCTACGAGCCGGTGCGCGCGGCGATCACGCTGCTGCTCGACGCCGGGAAGACCGCGGGCTCGGTGCGGCCGGACGTCGACGCCGAAGACGTCCTGCAGCTGGTGAGCTTCCTCTGGCGGTCCGACTTCGGGGCGGACCGGAAGGCGCGGACCGCGCATCTGCTGACCCTGGTGCTGGACGGGCTGAAACCGCCGCGGCGCGGGTGA
- a CDS encoding RNA-binding S4 domain-containing protein, with protein MESTRVDRWLWAVRLTKTRPDAAAACRGGHVRVNDKPAKPATTVVPGDEVRLRVGGTTRILDVVRVIQKRVGAADAATCFVDRTPKPPPETAIPVARRDRGAGRPTKKERRVLDAFRQQAP; from the coding sequence GTGGAGTCGACCCGAGTGGACCGCTGGCTCTGGGCGGTCCGGCTGACGAAGACCCGCCCGGACGCCGCGGCGGCGTGCCGCGGCGGTCACGTGCGCGTCAACGACAAGCCGGCGAAACCCGCGACGACCGTGGTGCCGGGTGACGAAGTCCGCCTGCGCGTCGGCGGGACGACCCGGATCCTCGACGTCGTCCGGGTGATCCAGAAGCGCGTGGGCGCGGCGGACGCGGCGACGTGCTTCGTCGACCGGACGCCGAAGCCGCCACCGGAGACGGCGATCCCGGTCGCCCGGCGCGACCGCGGCGCCGGACGGCCGACCAAGAAGGAGCGCCGCGTGCTGGACGCGTTCCGGCAGCAGGCGCCTTGA
- a CDS encoding GMC oxidoreductase, with protein MLAAATVGSRAAAATPQAVIADGARVPALVIGSGYGGSVAALRLAQAGVDVQLVEMGMAWDTPGADGKIFANTTSPDQRSFWLRTRTKQPLSNFLGFPIDKDIPRYTGILDAEEFGGIVVYQGRGVGGGSLVNGGMAVTPKRENFGAILPTVDPGEMYDTYYPRANAGLGVGLVDPAWFDSADCYQYARVGRKQAQRSGFPFVFVPDVYDWAYMQQEQAGTVPRSALAGEILYGNNYGKKSLQKTYLPRIAATGRVTVSPLHRVTTVTPASGGGYTVVVEQLDTSGAVTATKSVTADKVFFAAGSVGTSKLLVKLKATGALPNLGDEVGKGWGDNGNVMCGRANHIWDPTGSLQSSIPCGGIDNWAAGGAFAEVAPLPTGIETWASFYLSITKNPNRAQFSWNPATRSVDLNWQPAWKQPSIDMAKSIFDRINAKEGTIYRTDLFGTYKIWGDHLTYHPLGGAVLGKATDNYGRLAGYQGLYAIDGSLIPGNTSVNPFVTITALAERNIEKIIATDF; from the coding sequence ATGCTGGCGGCCGCGACGGTGGGGAGCCGAGCGGCCGCCGCGACGCCGCAAGCCGTCATCGCCGACGGCGCCCGCGTGCCCGCGCTGGTGATCGGCTCGGGGTACGGCGGTTCGGTCGCCGCGCTGCGCCTCGCCCAGGCCGGCGTCGACGTGCAGCTGGTGGAAATGGGCATGGCGTGGGACACCCCGGGTGCCGACGGCAAGATCTTCGCCAACACGACGAGCCCCGACCAGCGCTCGTTCTGGTTGCGCACCAGGACGAAGCAGCCGCTGTCCAACTTCCTCGGGTTCCCGATCGACAAGGACATCCCGCGCTACACCGGCATCCTCGACGCCGAGGAGTTCGGCGGCATCGTCGTCTACCAGGGCCGCGGCGTCGGCGGCGGCTCGCTCGTCAACGGCGGCATGGCCGTGACGCCGAAGCGGGAGAACTTCGGCGCCATCCTGCCGACGGTCGACCCGGGCGAGATGTACGACACCTACTACCCGCGCGCCAACGCCGGTCTCGGCGTCGGCCTCGTCGACCCCGCGTGGTTCGACTCGGCCGACTGCTACCAGTACGCGCGGGTCGGCCGGAAGCAGGCGCAGCGGTCCGGGTTCCCGTTCGTCTTCGTCCCGGACGTCTACGACTGGGCCTACATGCAGCAGGAGCAGGCCGGCACGGTCCCGCGGTCGGCGCTGGCCGGGGAAATCCTGTACGGCAACAACTACGGCAAGAAGTCCCTGCAGAAGACCTACCTCCCGCGGATCGCGGCGACCGGGCGGGTCACCGTCTCGCCGCTGCACCGCGTGACGACGGTGACGCCCGCGTCCGGCGGCGGCTACACCGTCGTCGTCGAGCAGCTGGACACCTCCGGCGCGGTGACCGCGACGAAGTCGGTGACGGCGGACAAAGTGTTCTTCGCCGCGGGCAGCGTCGGCACCAGCAAGCTGCTGGTGAAGCTGAAGGCGACCGGCGCGCTGCCGAACCTCGGCGACGAGGTCGGCAAGGGCTGGGGCGACAACGGGAACGTGATGTGCGGGCGCGCCAACCACATCTGGGACCCGACCGGCAGCCTCCAGTCGTCGATTCCCTGCGGCGGCATCGACAACTGGGCCGCGGGCGGCGCGTTCGCCGAAGTCGCGCCGCTGCCGACCGGGATCGAGACGTGGGCGTCGTTCTACCTGTCGATCACGAAGAACCCGAACCGGGCCCAGTTCAGCTGGAACCCCGCGACGCGGAGCGTGGACCTGAACTGGCAGCCGGCGTGGAAGCAGCCGTCGATCGACATGGCGAAGTCCATCTTCGACCGGATCAACGCGAAGGAGGGGACGATCTACCGGACCGACCTGTTCGGCACGTACAAGATCTGGGGTGACCACCTGACCTACCACCCGCTCGGCGGCGCGGTGCTGGGCAAGGCGACCGACAACTACGGCAGGCTCGCCGGCTACCAGGGCCTCTACGCGATCGACGGGTCCCTGATCCCGGGCAACACGAGCGTGAACCCGTTCGTCACCATCACGGCGCTGGCCGAGCGCAACATCGAGAAGATCATCGCCACGGACTTCTGA
- a CDS encoding carboxymuconolactone decarboxylase family protein gives MNIDIPEGKDPIGYVWGEMVPGIGIAASRFSLAVYEHTTLGLREFEAARLRIAQINGCVFCLDWRTERDGVKVEPEFADAVADWRTTGRFDERTRLAAEYAERYALDHHHLDDEFWQRMSAHYTQREIVELSMSLGAWLAFGRLNHVLGLDTVCVLPSHRS, from the coding sequence GTGAACATCGACATCCCCGAGGGCAAGGACCCGATCGGGTACGTCTGGGGCGAAATGGTGCCCGGCATCGGGATCGCCGCTTCCCGGTTCTCGCTGGCCGTGTACGAGCACACGACGCTGGGACTGCGGGAGTTCGAAGCCGCGCGGCTGCGCATCGCGCAGATCAACGGCTGCGTGTTCTGCCTCGACTGGCGCACCGAGCGCGACGGCGTCAAGGTCGAGCCGGAGTTCGCCGACGCCGTCGCCGACTGGCGCACGACCGGCCGGTTCGACGAGCGGACGCGCCTGGCGGCCGAGTACGCCGAGCGGTACGCCCTCGACCACCACCACCTCGACGACGAGTTCTGGCAGCGGATGTCCGCGCACTACACGCAGCGGGAGATCGTGGAGCTGAGCATGAGCCTCGGCGCGTGGCTGGCGTTCGGCCGGCTGAACCACGTCCTGGGGCTCGACACCGTCTGCGTCCTGCCGTCCCACCGGTCGTGA
- a CDS encoding dihydrodipicolinate reductase, which produces MIATVVWGTGNVGRAAVRAVDAHPALELTAVLVHDPAKVGKDAGALAGTGELGVTATDDVDAVLAAGPRAIVYAASGDVRFDDAFADVVRGVRAGAVVVTPALYPLYDQRNAPPELRDPVLAAVRAGGGSLFVSGVDPGWGNDVLPLLVSGLGTDVDVVRCQEIFDYSTYEQPDSVRNLVGMGRPMDYDPPMLMPGVPSMVWGGQVRLIARGLGVEVGELRETLDRRPLAETVTTRTMGEFERGTQGAVRFEVQGLVGGEPRIVVEHVTRIHPSCAPDWPAPPSGDGAHRVIIEGRPRIEVTVEASDEGENRSAGGNATAVGRLVGAIDWLAAAEPGLYDALDVPLRPAVGRLGRRRP; this is translated from the coding sequence ATGATCGCCACAGTGGTGTGGGGCACGGGCAACGTCGGGCGCGCGGCCGTCCGGGCCGTCGACGCCCATCCGGCGCTGGAGCTGACCGCGGTGCTCGTCCACGACCCGGCGAAGGTGGGCAAGGACGCCGGTGCGCTGGCCGGCACCGGCGAACTCGGCGTGACCGCCACCGACGACGTCGACGCGGTGCTCGCGGCCGGTCCGCGCGCGATCGTGTACGCCGCTTCGGGCGACGTCCGGTTCGACGACGCGTTCGCCGACGTCGTCCGCGGGGTCCGGGCGGGCGCGGTGGTCGTGACCCCGGCGCTCTACCCGCTCTACGACCAGCGCAACGCGCCACCCGAGCTGCGGGACCCGGTACTGGCCGCCGTGCGGGCGGGCGGCGGCTCGCTGTTCGTCTCCGGCGTCGACCCCGGCTGGGGCAACGACGTGCTGCCGCTGCTGGTCAGCGGGCTCGGCACCGACGTCGACGTCGTCCGCTGCCAGGAGATCTTCGACTACTCGACCTACGAGCAGCCCGACTCCGTCCGGAACCTGGTCGGCATGGGCCGGCCGATGGACTACGACCCGCCGATGCTCATGCCCGGCGTGCCGTCGATGGTCTGGGGCGGCCAGGTCCGGCTGATCGCGCGCGGCCTCGGCGTCGAGGTCGGCGAGCTGCGCGAGACGCTCGATCGCCGTCCCCTCGCCGAAACCGTGACCACCCGCACCATGGGCGAGTTCGAGCGCGGCACGCAGGGCGCGGTGCGGTTCGAGGTGCAGGGCCTCGTCGGCGGCGAACCGCGGATCGTCGTCGAGCACGTCACCCGGATCCACCCGTCGTGCGCGCCGGACTGGCCGGCACCGCCCAGCGGCGACGGCGCGCACCGCGTGATCATCGAAGGCCGGCCGCGCATCGAGGTCACGGTCGAGGCGAGCGACGAGGGCGAAAACCGGTCCGCGGGCGGCAACGCCACCGCCGTCGGCCGGCTCGTCGGGGCCATCGACTGGCTCGCCGCGGCGGAACCCGGCCTCTACGACGCGCTCGACGTCCCGCTGCGCCCGGCGGTGGGCAGGCTCGGCAGGAGGCGTCCGTGA